From Mycoplasmopsis gallinacea, the proteins below share one genomic window:
- the def gene encoding peptide deformylase, producing the protein MKKEFNIRLVELPDTVLRKKSLPVGWPLSEEDVDLAEKMIYHIDDSQKEDTKFRPGVGVAAVQYGTLKRAFYIYLQDENGNEYFKDVLFNPIVVSKSDRLVALSEGEGCLSVSEEWPDQEGLVPRSQRIIVEAFSYTTKKWSRYDVQDYLAIVFQHELDHLDGKLFIDRINKKDPWYKHKKRKIKLI; encoded by the coding sequence ATGAAAAAAGAATTTAATATTAGATTGGTTGAGCTACCAGATACAGTTTTAAGAAAGAAATCATTGCCAGTAGGATGACCTCTTTCCGAAGAAGATGTTGATCTTGCTGAAAAGATGATTTATCACATTGATGATTCACAAAAGGAGGATACTAAATTTAGACCTGGGGTTGGAGTTGCAGCTGTGCAATATGGAACTTTAAAAAGAGCATTTTACATTTATCTTCAAGACGAAAATGGAAATGAATATTTTAAAGATGTTCTATTTAATCCAATTGTTGTATCAAAAAGTGATCGTTTAGTTGCTCTTAGTGAAGGAGAAGGTTGTTTAAGTGTAAGTGAAGAATGACCAGATCAAGAAGGGCTTGTACCTAGAAGTCAAAGAATTATTGTTGAGGCTTTTAGCTACACAACTAAAAAATGATCAAGATACGATGTTCAAGATTACCTTGCTATTGTATTCCAACATGAACTAGATCACTTAGATGGTAAATTGTTTATTGATCGGATTAACAAAAAAGACCCTTGATATAAGCACAAGAAAAGAAAAATTAAGTTAATCTAA
- a CDS encoding MSC_0882 family membrane protein, with the protein MSEFNFKLDTETQKPQNSEANTTVYKDPKGQLSPAAFAVIKKESRIRIYSIIFWAILFLGAAVGLLLNYLLNTRKDPNSGILLYVAFAALGFFTFWFFVKNIIKLKSWKNVERNYRESYNIGDSSSSTTFAEAYRTLNLKSLRLKWFYGFYVTYMGLFILIVALLKNQVWQIDPQYSWLTIKGELNFPKLFEIWFGNTNALLIILGIVSAAITALFVLALLYDKKRIVEIQSFLGDKSIDVVNAVNNDLKSENKAWRRLYIIVFILLVLLPLAIIIYLIYRKVLSRRK; encoded by the coding sequence ATGAGTGAATTTAACTTTAAATTAGATACCGAAACCCAAAAGCCTCAAAACTCTGAAGCCAACACAACTGTTTATAAAGATCCAAAAGGCCAACTTTCTCCTGCTGCTTTTGCAGTAATTAAAAAAGAATCAAGAATTAGAATTTACTCAATTATTTTTTGAGCAATTCTTTTCTTAGGAGCTGCAGTTGGTCTTCTCCTTAATTACCTTCTTAATACTAGAAAAGATCCTAATTCAGGAATCTTATTGTATGTAGCATTTGCTGCTCTTGGTTTCTTTACTTTTTGATTCTTTGTAAAAAACATCATTAAATTAAAAAGCTGAAAAAACGTTGAACGTAACTATCGTGAAAGTTACAACATTGGAGATTCTTCATCTTCAACAACATTTGCAGAAGCATACAGAACATTAAATCTTAAAAGTTTAAGACTTAAATGATTCTATGGTTTCTATGTGACATATATGGGTCTTTTCATCTTAATTGTTGCTCTTTTAAAAAATCAAGTATGACAAATTGATCCACAATATTCTTGATTAACAATTAAAGGTGAACTTAACTTCCCAAAGCTTTTCGAAATTTGATTCGGAAATACAAATGCTTTACTTATTATTTTAGGTATTGTATCAGCTGCAATTACTGCTTTATTTGTACTTGCATTGTTATATGACAAAAAAAGAATTGTTGAAATCCAAAGCTTTTTAGGTGATAAATCAATTGATGTAGTTAATGCAGTTAATAACGATTTAAAAAGTGAAAATAAAGCTTGAAGAAGACTTTACATTATTGTATTTATCTTATTAGTTCTTCTTCCGCTTGCGATTATTATTTACTTAATTTATAGAAAAGTTCTTTCAAGAAGAAAATAA
- a CDS encoding DJ-1/PfpI family protein produces the protein MKLLVFIENQFNDIELTTPLSYLKRADKNLEITYYHPHLSSAHGQYNISYIQNISNQVDDLDLYDAFFIPGGKGAQTLRQNENSLKIISSLIAQNKLVFAICDAPNVLLENNLIPEKYAYSSFPSDWSTAYQNSFRSEGMVSRANNLITGRCAFASNELGLTMVEILYGKETANLVSFGMTGNK, from the coding sequence ATGAAACTTTTAGTTTTTATCGAAAACCAATTTAATGACATTGAATTAACTACTCCATTAAGCTATTTAAAAAGAGCAGATAAAAACTTAGAAATTACCTATTATCACCCTCATTTATCTAGTGCACATGGACAATACAATATCTCTTATATCCAAAACATTTCAAATCAAGTTGATGATTTAGATTTATATGATGCTTTCTTTATTCCTGGCGGTAAAGGAGCACAAACACTTAGACAAAACGAAAATTCACTAAAAATCATTAGCTCACTTATTGCTCAAAATAAGCTAGTTTTTGCAATTTGTGACGCACCAAATGTTTTACTTGAAAACAATTTAATTCCTGAAAAATACGCTTATTCTTCATTCCCTAGCGATTGAAGCACTGCTTACCAAAATAGTTTCAGAAGCGAAGGTATGGTCTCTAGAGCTAACAATTTAATTACAGGTAGATGTGCTTTTGCAAGCAATGAATTAGGGCTTACAATGGTTGAAATTCTCTATGGAAAAGAAACTGCTAACCTTGTTTCTTTTGGAATGACAGGAAATAAATAA
- a CDS encoding PolC-type DNA polymerase III translates to MYKAFYTHKNFSSFAQEISLNTLESLKETRIKDVILYEKDKKMDITFTMPYLPKINDFSILLAKMSYYGETRGFLMQPHFEILNYSIEEPEIKNYLKEIIRETNCFKDFTKSIINLNSWEFKSGAQKWVIKQSFINDPLFLHDIEELIKDKMYFYGINKFDLEIVYFETPARELEHKNLSSLIKEMEQNNKFEEDSFESKVARTKRFSNYNARLKNQNYIPVAISEINKLEDIPDNYYVNFQGLIYKYELIDRGTFFIYKYSVTDYKDAISLTYFRNEPLKDEETFKVGQSVDVYGMVDNRSYDTSVKTIKVSFLKPYDDIISEIGDDEEEVKRIELNTKSKMNVMDGIMEANEIVELAKKYGHKSVAIVDSNSVQSFPKFFASAKKEGIKPIYGVSFSVIDENHRAILNEYQNSLLEANEYIAFDIETTNLSATFGEIIEFGGSIVRNGMVAEKFQFFIKASEKLSAFTIGLTKITDQMLEKEGLELQEGLQKIYEILNNRIAIAHNAKFDMNFILEKFKQNNIPYPNTVYIDSLMVSRILFQEKSKHSLGDFCSNLGVLYDSNVAHRADYDADVLAQAWIKSINKFKEMDINDLDQLYNYKAKAVYEKTRPDQITVLVKNQIGLKNLFKLVTLSLTQRYFKGPKLFYQDLIGVEGILIGSGGIRSPLIDAILYSSEDNVDRIISKFDYVEIPQPNSLEHLITDDGFSREQIEISLKKLYKKAKSLGKIPVAISDARYERKEHREFFKPLVYAKGIGNVPHFLFNYQKAAEGALKIPQLHFLTTKEMKQAFTFLGNVDDINEVVIENTHKINQMIDDNIEVIKKDLYTPIFDNSKSKLPDLVYKTAHEKYGEKLPKIVEERIKKEIEPILKYGFDVIYWISHILVKKSLDNGYLVGSRGSVGSSLVATLSGITEVNPLPPHYICSNCKNFELVENTTVTSGFDLDDKDCDKCGTKMDKDGHTIPFETFLGFNADKVPDIDLNFSGEYQGEIHNEIKRLFGESHTFRAGTISTIKNKTAYGYIKKAVEEYGLPYSTAYIDFLSTKIEGVKRTTGQHPGGIIIIPKEYDVEDFTPSNYPADDIALDWKTTHFDFHAIHDNVLKLDILGHLDPTAIRMLERLTGIDVKKDIPKKDPRVMSLFSSTKELGISPSQIGDEKTGALGIPEFGTNFVRRMLNEAAPTSFADLISLSGLSHGTDVWTNNAQTLIKEKNMTIKDVISCRDDIMVYLINKGVDPLYSFKVMEQVRKGKGISSEQEVELKKHNVPDWYIESMKKIAYMFPKAHATAYVLMAWRIAWFKLYHPLAYYATFLTTRVEEFGVTVMANDPGAKKINAKLKELSSLSAKKVKDEELIVSLECARELYARGFTITNIQLTKSLDKEWVIDYQNKALIPPFSAIKGLGGAMAEKIIIAREEKPYRTKEDFAKRSGINSTLFGIVKEMGVLDELQDTDQMTLF, encoded by the coding sequence ATGTACAAAGCTTTTTATACACATAAAAATTTCTCTAGCTTTGCTCAAGAAATTAGTTTAAATACACTTGAGTCACTTAAAGAAACAAGAATTAAAGATGTTATTCTTTATGAAAAAGATAAAAAAATGGACATCACTTTTACAATGCCATATTTACCAAAAATCAATGATTTTTCGATTTTATTAGCTAAAATGAGCTACTATGGCGAAACAAGAGGGTTTTTAATGCAGCCTCATTTTGAAATTCTTAATTATTCAATTGAAGAGCCTGAAATTAAGAATTATTTAAAAGAAATTATTCGTGAAACTAATTGTTTTAAAGATTTTACAAAGAGCATTATTAACCTTAATTCTTGAGAATTTAAATCAGGAGCTCAAAAATGAGTAATTAAACAAAGTTTTATTAATGACCCGCTTTTTCTACACGATATTGAAGAGTTAATTAAAGACAAAATGTATTTTTATGGAATAAACAAATTCGATTTAGAAATTGTTTATTTTGAAACTCCAGCTAGAGAACTTGAACATAAAAACCTTTCTTCATTAATTAAAGAAATGGAGCAAAACAATAAATTTGAAGAAGATTCTTTTGAATCTAAAGTTGCAAGAACCAAAAGATTTTCAAACTACAATGCAAGGCTTAAAAATCAAAACTATATCCCTGTTGCAATTAGTGAGATTAATAAACTTGAAGATATTCCTGACAATTATTATGTAAATTTTCAAGGGTTAATTTATAAATATGAGCTCATTGATCGAGGAACCTTTTTTATCTACAAATATAGCGTCACCGATTATAAAGATGCTATTTCTTTAACTTATTTTAGAAATGAACCACTCAAAGATGAGGAAACTTTTAAAGTAGGCCAAAGTGTTGATGTTTACGGAATGGTTGATAATCGGAGCTATGATACAAGTGTAAAAACCATTAAAGTTAGCTTCTTAAAACCTTATGATGATATCATTTCAGAAATTGGTGATGATGAAGAAGAAGTAAAAAGAATTGAATTAAATACTAAAAGTAAAATGAATGTTATGGACGGAATTATGGAAGCTAATGAAATTGTTGAGCTTGCTAAAAAATACGGACATAAATCAGTAGCAATTGTGGATTCAAACAGTGTGCAATCTTTCCCTAAATTCTTTGCAAGTGCTAAAAAAGAAGGAATCAAACCTATTTACGGGGTAAGTTTTAGTGTCATTGACGAGAACCATAGAGCTATTTTAAATGAATATCAAAATTCTCTTTTAGAAGCTAATGAATATATCGCTTTCGATATTGAAACCACTAATCTTTCAGCAACTTTTGGTGAAATTATTGAATTCGGGGGTTCAATTGTAAGAAATGGAATGGTAGCTGAAAAATTCCAATTTTTCATTAAAGCAAGCGAGAAACTTTCTGCTTTTACTATTGGACTTACTAAAATTACTGACCAAATGCTTGAAAAAGAAGGGCTTGAACTTCAAGAAGGTTTACAAAAAATTTATGAAATTTTAAATAATCGGATCGCAATTGCCCACAATGCTAAATTCGATATGAACTTCATTTTAGAAAAGTTTAAGCAAAATAATATTCCTTATCCAAATACAGTCTATATTGACTCGCTTATGGTAAGTAGGATTTTATTCCAAGAAAAATCAAAACACTCACTTGGTGATTTTTGTTCTAACTTAGGTGTTTTATATGATTCAAATGTAGCTCACCGTGCTGATTATGACGCGGACGTTCTTGCTCAAGCATGAATTAAGTCTATTAATAAATTCAAAGAAATGGACATTAATGATTTAGATCAGCTCTACAATTACAAAGCTAAAGCAGTTTATGAAAAAACAAGACCAGATCAAATTACCGTGCTTGTAAAAAATCAAATTGGACTGAAAAACTTATTCAAATTAGTTACTTTGTCACTGACTCAAAGATATTTCAAAGGGCCTAAACTTTTCTATCAAGATTTAATCGGTGTTGAAGGTATTTTAATTGGTTCAGGAGGAATTAGAAGCCCATTAATTGATGCAATTTTATATTCAAGCGAAGATAATGTGGATCGCATTATTAGCAAGTTTGATTATGTTGAAATCCCACAACCAAATAGCTTGGAACATTTAATTACTGATGATGGATTTAGTCGTGAGCAAATTGAAATAAGCCTAAAAAAACTATACAAAAAGGCTAAATCGCTTGGTAAAATCCCTGTAGCTATTAGTGATGCAAGATATGAAAGAAAAGAACATAGAGAATTTTTTAAACCACTTGTGTATGCTAAAGGAATTGGTAATGTACCACACTTTTTATTTAATTACCAAAAGGCTGCAGAAGGAGCTTTAAAAATTCCACAACTTCATTTTTTAACTACTAAAGAAATGAAGCAAGCTTTTACTTTCTTAGGTAATGTGGATGATATAAATGAAGTTGTTATTGAAAACACTCATAAAATTAATCAGATGATTGATGATAACATTGAAGTTATCAAAAAAGATTTGTATACACCTATTTTTGATAATTCTAAGTCTAAATTACCTGATTTAGTTTACAAAACAGCGCACGAAAAATATGGTGAAAAATTACCTAAAATTGTAGAAGAAAGAATCAAAAAAGAAATTGAACCAATTTTAAAATATGGTTTTGACGTTATTTACTGAATTTCACACATTTTAGTTAAAAAGAGTCTTGATAATGGTTATTTAGTAGGTAGTCGTGGTAGTGTTGGTTCATCACTTGTAGCTACTTTATCAGGGATTACTGAAGTTAATCCACTTCCACCGCATTACATTTGTAGCAACTGTAAGAATTTCGAACTTGTGGAAAATACAACTGTAACTAGTGGTTTTGACTTAGATGATAAAGATTGTGATAAATGTGGAACCAAAATGGATAAAGATGGCCACACTATTCCATTCGAGACCTTCCTTGGGTTTAATGCGGATAAGGTGCCTGATATCGATTTAAACTTCTCAGGAGAATACCAAGGTGAAATTCACAACGAAATTAAAAGACTTTTTGGTGAATCACATACTTTTAGAGCTGGTACAATTTCAACAATTAAAAACAAGACTGCTTATGGCTATATTAAAAAAGCTGTTGAAGAATATGGATTGCCTTATTCTACAGCTTACATTGATTTTCTTTCAACTAAAATTGAAGGGGTTAAAAGAACAACAGGGCAACACCCAGGGGGAATTATCATTATTCCAAAAGAATATGATGTTGAAGATTTTACCCCATCAAATTACCCAGCTGATGATATTGCTTTAGATTGAAAAACTACTCACTTTGATTTCCATGCAATTCATGATAATGTCTTAAAATTAGATATTTTAGGTCACTTAGATCCAACTGCAATTAGAATGCTTGAAAGATTAACTGGCATTGATGTTAAAAAAGATATACCGAAAAAAGATCCAAGAGTTATGTCGTTATTTAGCTCTACAAAAGAACTTGGAATATCGCCAAGTCAAATTGGTGATGAGAAAACAGGTGCGCTTGGAATTCCTGAATTTGGTACTAACTTCGTACGAAGAATGCTTAATGAAGCTGCTCCAACTAGCTTTGCTGATTTAATTTCGCTTTCAGGGCTTTCACATGGAACTGATGTGTGAACTAACAATGCACAAACCCTTATTAAAGAAAAAAATATGACCATTAAAGATGTTATTTCTTGTCGTGATGATATTATGGTTTATTTAATTAATAAAGGTGTAGATCCACTTTATTCATTTAAAGTGATGGAGCAAGTGCGTAAAGGAAAAGGTATCTCAAGTGAACAAGAAGTAGAACTTAAAAAACATAATGTACCTGATTGATACATTGAAAGTATGAAGAAAATCGCTTATATGTTCCCTAAAGCCCATGCTACTGCGTATGTTTTAATGGCTTGAAGAATTGCGTGATTCAAGCTTTATCACCCACTTGCTTACTATGCAACATTTTTAACTACTAGGGTAGAAGAATTTGGCGTAACTGTAATGGCAAATGACCCAGGTGCTAAGAAAATTAATGCTAAATTAAAAGAACTTAGCTCTCTTAGTGCTAAGAAAGTTAAAGATGAAGAACTTATTGTTTCGCTTGAATGTGCTAGAGAACTTTATGCTAGAGGGTTTACGATTACAAACATCCAATTAACTAAGTCACTTGATAAAGAGTGAGTTATAGATTATCAAAACAAAGCTTTAATTCCTCCATTTTCAGCAATTAAAGGTTTAGGTGGAGCTATGGCTGAAAAAATTATTATAGCCAGAGAAGAAAAACCATATCGAACTAAAGAAGACTTTGCAAAAAGATCTGGAATTAACTCTACTTTATTTGGAATTGTAAAAGAAATGGGAGTTTTAGACGAACTGCAAGATACAGACCAAATGACATTGTTTTAG
- a CDS encoding phosphatidate cytidylyltransferase, with product MNFSKLKNKEFLMGRLIPSIVMVAVFIGLFTFLRISFYHYDLVGNGFLALRIPAIIISSILIGWIFFELTRAYLENLYVSIIFAVILLGLLFVSPDYTNKLWFGRTKDILIGLEKHQITSIFTEIINKDFTIFLIPLLGGLSFSIIRYAMLRKQAILGNLLNKSISFMLSLFILFAFIKTLFALLSTKTGMIFIILFILISTFYDMGGFFGGLLLGHKFFEKKLAPAVSPKKTWEGAIVGYVLSFVGALVLIFATKEIFKGEENPYSLFFTSGTKYVITFNSFLVFAPLIALFGDLYFSIVKRWCEIKDFSSILKGHGGLLDRLDSIATVFCFWSLIMIFTTI from the coding sequence ATGAATTTTAGCAAGTTAAAAAATAAAGAATTTTTAATGGGTAGACTTATTCCTTCAATTGTAATGGTAGCTGTTTTTATTGGTTTATTTACCTTCTTAAGAATTTCCTTTTATCACTATGATTTAGTAGGAAACGGATTTTTAGCATTAAGAATTCCTGCAATTATTATTTCATCAATTTTAATTGGATGAATCTTTTTTGAACTCACAAGAGCATACCTTGAAAATCTATATGTGAGCATTATTTTTGCAGTAATTTTACTAGGGCTACTTTTTGTTAGTCCAGATTACACAAACAAACTATGATTTGGTAGGACTAAAGATATTCTTATTGGACTTGAAAAACATCAAATTACATCTATTTTTACAGAGATTATTAACAAAGACTTTACCATCTTTTTAATTCCTCTTTTAGGTGGATTATCATTTTCTATAATTAGATATGCAATGCTTAGAAAACAAGCAATTTTAGGAAATTTATTAAATAAATCGATTTCATTTATGCTTTCATTATTTATTTTATTTGCCTTTATTAAAACATTATTTGCTCTTTTAAGCACTAAAACAGGAATGATTTTTATTATTCTTTTTATTCTTATTTCTACATTTTATGACATGGGTGGATTTTTTGGAGGATTGCTCCTTGGACACAAATTCTTTGAGAAAAAATTAGCACCTGCAGTTAGCCCTAAAAAAACTTGAGAAGGAGCTATTGTCGGATATGTACTTTCTTTTGTAGGTGCACTTGTGCTTATTTTTGCAACAAAAGAAATTTTCAAAGGTGAAGAAAACCCATATTCATTATTCTTTACTTCAGGAACTAAATATGTAATTACCTTTAATTCATTTTTAGTGTTTGCGCCTTTGATTGCGCTTTTTGGTGATTTATATTTCTCAATTGTTAAAAGATGATGTGAAATTAAGGACTTTTCTTCTATATTAAAAGGGCATGGAGGATTGCTTGATCGATTAGATAGCATAGCTACTGTGTTTTGTTTTTGAAGTTTAATTATGATTTTTACAACTATTTAG
- the ffh gene encoding signal recognition particle protein produces MINFLEKRMQKALAKMAKKTVLKEEDIIEITREVRMALLEADVNLKVVKEFIANVKEKALSTEIIGKLNPSQQMIKIFHEELVRILGGEVKEIKIDKKPYIIMMCGLQGSGKTTTVAKLAYYLKKKKQVEKPLLVAGDIYRPAAVDQLVTLAKSIQMDYFEKGTSVPVDQIIQEALKYAKENGNDLILIDTAGRLSIDEKLMQELKDAKKVAHPDEIFFVADSLSGQDIINVASTFNENLKLTGTIIIKLDSDARGGAAFSLRSVLNLPIRFIGTGEKVSNLDLFYPDRMADRILGMGDVMGLIEKAQDVIDASKAEKMMMKMFSGEFTLDDLMEQISQIKNLGKFSKILKMLPGNLSSKISESQMEKAEEKFALYQILISSMTKKERQNPKLLKQASRKERILKGSGRTAQEYNKLLNDFDAMSKRMQDMAKNIKNGNFGGFGGLGGLGGGMF; encoded by the coding sequence ATGATTAATTTTTTAGAAAAAAGAATGCAAAAAGCCTTAGCAAAAATGGCTAAAAAAACTGTCCTTAAAGAGGAAGATATAATTGAAATTACAAGAGAAGTAAGAATGGCTCTTTTAGAAGCTGACGTTAACTTGAAAGTTGTTAAAGAATTTATTGCTAACGTTAAAGAAAAAGCTCTTTCTACTGAAATTATTGGTAAATTAAACCCTTCACAACAAATGATTAAAATTTTCCATGAAGAACTTGTAAGAATTCTTGGTGGAGAAGTTAAAGAAATTAAAATTGACAAAAAACCTTATATTATTATGATGTGTGGGCTTCAAGGGTCAGGAAAAACTACAACAGTAGCAAAATTAGCTTACTACCTTAAAAAGAAAAAACAAGTAGAAAAGCCCCTTTTAGTTGCTGGTGATATTTATCGTCCAGCTGCTGTAGATCAGCTTGTTACTTTGGCTAAAAGCATCCAAATGGATTATTTTGAAAAAGGAACTAGCGTTCCTGTGGATCAAATTATCCAAGAAGCTTTAAAATATGCTAAAGAAAATGGAAATGACTTGATTTTAATTGATACTGCAGGGCGTTTGTCAATTGATGAAAAACTTATGCAAGAGTTAAAAGATGCTAAGAAAGTAGCTCATCCAGATGAAATTTTCTTTGTTGCCGACTCTCTTTCAGGTCAAGATATCATCAATGTTGCTTCAACTTTCAACGAAAATCTTAAATTAACAGGGACAATTATTATAAAACTTGATTCAGATGCTCGTGGTGGAGCTGCATTCAGTTTAAGAAGTGTTTTAAACTTGCCAATTCGTTTCATCGGGACTGGAGAAAAAGTCTCTAACTTAGATCTTTTCTACCCAGATAGAATGGCAGATAGAATTTTAGGTATGGGCGATGTAATGGGTCTTATTGAAAAAGCTCAAGACGTTATTGATGCTTCAAAAGCTGAAAAAATGATGATGAAAATGTTCAGTGGAGAATTTACTCTAGATGATTTAATGGAACAAATTTCTCAAATTAAAAACTTAGGTAAATTTTCTAAGATCTTAAAAATGCTTCCAGGAAATCTTAGTTCAAAAATATCTGAATCACAAATGGAAAAAGCTGAAGAAAAATTTGCTCTTTATCAAATTTTAATTTCTTCAATGACTAAAAAAGAAAGACAAAATCCTAAATTATTGAAACAAGCTTCTCGTAAAGAAAGAATCTTAAAAGGAAGCGGAAGAACTGCTCAAGAATACAATAAATTATTAAATGATTTTGATGCTATGTCAAAGAGAATGCAAGATATGGCTAAAAACATTAAAAACGGTAATTTTGGCGGATTCGGTGGTTTAGGTGGCTTAGGCGGTGGAATGTTTTAG
- a CDS encoding alpha-amylase family glycosyl hydrolase has translation MKIKLFLNAFALSMPLISVISCKPQENKQLKLWGDDKFNAKINLNKLSYVSDLENVNFIAPFNHQIEKSNTMYQLTVYSFADGNNDGIGDFIGLANNLDYFVNLGIDTLYLSPIHPASSYHGYDVIDYCDVAPELGGMEAFDNFLIKAHQKGIRVVLDMVINHTSYEHPWFQKALSGDAKYQKYYRFYEKGTQPNDDKKYGIDDSWLRNLFFNVDKNIPATDKTYVATFWAGMPDLNLDNPDLYQEIMNIHQFWIKKGVDGFRYDAFYHIWDGENPNEPSDSNGQKTAKLFADIRDSITPIYLENNLGFSSPLLFGEWWEEPEKASKYFKHNNKDALSTVIDGARFKNSRTISFKSADEIDLKNFLNNIDENYEVSSRYWIPFLDNHDVNRWILNGASDIEYKIDPNNPKISKDLINYQKYGLIALLSRGGLPTLYNGNELGMFGGPKSKGDNYVREAFPWNDSKKQVNFYERRSGKDSSIIKVGNSKGIESIEAQINNPHSIYNFTANILKIRKEYDSIKKQDTKYIAPFAEVINANYIVNNLNNITLRKNENGSYILFAYNPKRQFKFAIKENFKIKKILLNENIEIEGNLINGKQEGAFGIFEISEK, from the coding sequence ATGAAAATAAAATTATTTTTGAATGCATTTGCTTTATCCATGCCACTTATTAGTGTAATAAGTTGCAAACCGCAAGAAAATAAACAATTAAAACTTTGAGGTGATGATAAATTTAATGCCAAAATCAATTTAAATAAATTAAGTTATGTTTCAGATTTGGAAAATGTTAATTTTATCGCACCTTTTAACCATCAAATCGAAAAATCAAATACTATGTACCAATTAACAGTGTATAGTTTTGCAGATGGTAATAATGATGGAATTGGTGATTTTATAGGACTTGCGAATAATTTAGATTATTTTGTAAATTTAGGAATTGACACTCTTTATTTATCACCAATACATCCAGCTAGTTCTTATCATGGATATGACGTTATTGATTATTGTGATGTAGCACCTGAACTTGGTGGAATGGAAGCTTTTGATAATTTCTTAATAAAAGCACATCAAAAAGGTATAAGAGTTGTTTTAGACATGGTTATCAATCACACATCTTATGAGCATCCTTGATTTCAAAAAGCCTTATCAGGTGATGCTAAATACCAAAAATATTATCGCTTTTATGAAAAAGGAACTCAGCCTAATGATGATAAAAAATATGGAATCGATGATTCTTGACTTAGAAATTTATTTTTTAACGTAGATAAAAACATTCCTGCTACTGATAAAACATATGTTGCAACATTTTGAGCTGGAATGCCTGATTTAAATTTAGATAATCCTGATTTATATCAAGAAATTATGAATATACATCAATTTTGAATCAAAAAAGGTGTGGATGGATTTAGATATGATGCTTTTTATCATATTTGAGATGGTGAAAACCCAAATGAACCATCCGATTCTAATGGGCAAAAAACTGCAAAATTATTTGCTGATATAAGAGATTCTATTACACCTATTTACTTAGAAAATAATTTAGGTTTTTCATCACCACTTTTATTTGGTGAGTGATGAGAAGAACCAGAAAAAGCATCTAAATATTTTAAACATAACAACAAAGATGCATTAAGTACAGTTATAGATGGAGCAAGATTTAAAAACTCTAGAACAATTTCATTCAAGTCAGCAGATGAAATTGATTTAAAAAACTTTTTAAATAATATTGATGAAAATTATGAAGTTTCTTCAAGATACTGAATTCCGTTTTTAGATAACCATGATGTCAATAGATGAATTTTAAATGGAGCTAGCGATATTGAATATAAAATTGATCCAAATAATCCTAAAATTTCAAAAGATTTGATTAATTATCAAAAGTATGGATTAATTGCTTTATTATCAAGAGGAGGACTGCCAACTCTTTATAATGGAAACGAATTAGGTATGTTTGGTGGCCCAAAAAGTAAAGGTGATAACTATGTTAGAGAAGCATTTCCGTGAAATGATTCTAAAAAACAAGTTAATTTTTATGAAAGACGAAGTGGAAAAGATTCATCAATTATAAAAGTTGGTAACTCAAAAGGGATTGAATCAATTGAGGCACAAATAAACAACCCTCATTCAATTTATAATTTCACAGCTAATATACTCAAAATAAGAAAAGAATATGATTCAATTAAAAAACAGGATACTAAATATATTGCACCTTTTGCTGAGGTAATTAACGCAAATTATATTGTTAATAACTTAAATAACATCACGCTAAGAAAAAATGAAAATGGTAGTTATATTTTATTTGCTTACAACCCTAAAAGACAATTTAAATTTGCAATAAAAGAGAATTTTAAAATTAAAAAAATCTTGCTAAACGAAAACATAGAAATAGAGGGTAATTTAATAAATGGAAAACAAGAAGGTGCTTTTGGAATTTTTGAAATAAGCGAAAAGTAA